CTATGCTGGCATCCTGACACTCAGATGAGTGTCTGATTGTCCTGAATCAAATGGCTGGCTGGATTTATGTGTCTTCTGTGATGTATGTAGACTTTACATTGGAATATATTTTCCTCATTGTCACTAAGTCTTCAAGCCATGCAGTCATGACCACTGTATGCATGCTATGGTGAGTCTTCCCACTGTATCAACAAGGAAAtagggggagggggaggagaggcTCCTTCTGCATCAAAGTGGTGTATCTCACAAGCCGGGTACACCAAGCATCAGGTGCAATCTTCATGGTGTTTACTTGCTGAAAGCTTCCAGGACTGCAATTATGTTGAGATCATACTGTTTCAGGTATCAGCAGGGATTGCTAAGGCTTGTGATACAGATCTGGTTTGGCTTCAGGATGCACGGTACTGATACCTTGGTCAAGAAAGCTGCTGTATGTCTCCTggcacctcctcctgcccaagATGAGAGAAAATGTGGCAACTTTGTTGTAGCTGtcacttctgctttcagaacTACCTGTGTTATTCACTACAGAGTCCTTAAATGCCATGATTTTTGCTCTGGCCTCTGCGTACAAGAATACTAGCTCCCTCCACTGCATTATATGTGGTCAGAGCTTGGAACTAAAGTGACAAGTCTCAGTTCTCCCCAGAGAGTGGGTCTTAGGACTAGAATATGCTGTTGAGACATTTAACTGGTTAAAACAAGAGGGTCTTCGCAATAGGAACACAGGTGGCTAAGATTCACTGCCTGGGGcatgattcttttttccctgacaTGCTCTATTGGCTAATGATATTCTTCATCTCCAGCTGAGATTGTCCAGTAACTATCATCCCTGCCAATGCACTTAGGTAGGTGAGATGATTATTGCTATTTCTACAGTAGCAAAACTAAAGTTCTgttgaaaaactgaagaggCTTAGGCAGTGCCAAATAATCACTAAGTGTGCCAATTAGCACATCACCTTAAAGGACACATACCTGTGATATGTTCAGTGtactgaaaacaacagcaaaaagttcatttatatattaatttatttcattacttCAGGTTTAGTTCAATTGAACATCAGCAGACAACTTTTTGCTTAGTGACAATCCAGGGAATTCTTTAAACATTATTTCCACAAAGTATGTTTGTAAAATCAGGTTATGGTTTCAACCATATGACTGCATAatttgccagtgaggaggctgCAGTTAGGAACTCAGGCTGGTGCTTGaatatagtttttatttttagacatGATTTTCAGTTagtatcattttaaaaaaatacagcttaagaaaacatgattttaattCATGTTATGTCATCACGCTGTTGGGTAGCTAGAGACATCACTTAGTACAATAGGTATTTCCAAAGATGTTATTCTATCAAGTCTCCacaatattacattttaaactaGGTAGAGAGCACCCAAGTCTTGTCTCTAGACAAAATATATTACCTCAAATTTGAAGTATAATATATACACAGGTTCCAATACAAATGTTGGAGGAATTTTCATACAAAATGAAACTGTGATGTAGTGGACAATTTTTAAATTGATGCATCCTGATCTCAATCAGATGTTACTCAAACTTTGTTTCCctaggaaatattttgttgtcCATTACATCACAATagcatatgtttttaaaaaaagttgaatGAGAACAATTGAACTGTCTTATGATGAGTTTTAGACATATTTCTTGATTTCATCATAAAGTACTAATACAAAAGCTCCGCCCATGCCTCTCAACACATTCGACCAGGCACCTTTGAAGAACGCTTTGCCTCCTTCATCTTTAGCTATCTTCTTCCAGCAATCAATTGTGCCCTTGTACATAATATCAGCTGTGGAAACAGACATAAAGGTCAGAAGGCTTGAAGTTATACAGCAATTCTGTTTCAactttcatatatttaaaacaaggaaCAAGCCAAAAATGTAAAAGTTAACTAATCAATTTATGAAAGTAATTCTGCATGTGGAAATCAAATCAGTTTGCAGCCTTTAAAGTGAAAACGGCAGAAATACTACCAATGTATTTCCCatagttttttggtttttaaggaTTCTAGGAAGAAGTCATTAGTTTTCCTTAACGCAGGAAATACCCAGCATCTCCTACCACATCTTGATGAAGATGTGCTTTCTGCTGCCAGATCACCATAGGAACACTTGTTCTTACCTCCCTTTCGGCCAGACTGCATCATCATCCTACGTCGCACAGTATCAAAAGGATAAGAAACCAGCCCTGCTACTGCAGTGACACTCTGGGCAATCATCCAGCTCACTATGATATGCACATTCTTTGGATCAGGCAACATACCTGTCATCAAGAACAAATGAGCAGAGTCAGTACACAGGGAAGGGTTGTGGGGAAGATGACTGCGAAAGAAACAACCACCCACCAACACCAGCAGCCACTCAATCAAGTCAACCCAATCAAGCCTGCAACTTCTCCCTTCATCCATATTTGACTATTAACAGCTACTGCAAGTTTATAGGACTGTTGGATGTTGGGATCTAAGCCGCCTTCATGCTCCCTGACCAAAAGGTCTCTCCTGCAGAACCCTCCCAGGCTTGTGTCATGAGTAACAAGCTATCATACACGTCCATCTGTACAAGccttaaaacagagaaaaactgGAAAGTGCCTGACAAGAGACTGCCAACCCAAGGtttctgctcagagcagcaagttaaaggaggcagaaatgcatttcaggAACACCTGTGCATAGTCTAGCACTAGCACCCTGAAATGGTGCTGAGCCAAGCCTGGCTTGTCCCTATACTGCCAAGTGCCCCAGAGTGCCTTTACCGGATGGATCTTCCCTTGCAGTCACTTCTCCATGCACTTCTTACCCTTGGCCGTGTCGTAAACCCCAAAATAGGCTGCTCTGTAGATGATGATGCCCTGGACAGACACACTGAATCCTTGGTACAGGCCCCTCAAGCCATCAGACCTGAAGATCTTGACAAGGCAGTCGCCCAGCCCAGTGAACTCCCTCTCGCTGGCTCCTTTGCCGACATCAGCTGCCAGCCGGGTCCTGGCAAAATCCAGCGGGTAGACGAAGCAGAGGGAAgtggctccagcagcacccccagACGCCAGGTTCCCCGCGAAGTAGCGCCAGAACTGCTTGTGCCTGTCCACTCCCCCCAGGAAGATCTGCTTGTACTTGTCCTTGAAGGCAAAGTTGAGGGCCTGGGTGGGGAAGTACCGGATCACGTTGGCTAGGTTGCCTCTCCAGAAGGAGAGGATGCCTTGCTCCTTGGGGATGCGGACTATGCAGTCGATGATGCCCTTGTACTGCTTCTCCGCCGTGATCTGCTTGCTGGCATGCTGGACCTGTACGGAGGCAGGGGAGGGTAGAGAAAGGGACACTGCAGGGGTGACCCCGCACGGCGACCCCGTGAAGGGCAGCGCCCGGGCCTGCCCCACGGCTGGCCCGGCTCCCAGCGCCCGGCGCGGTGCTGAAGGGCAGCTCCCGCGTAACCGGAGCCGGCCGAGCTCCTGCCCATATTTAGTCACGCCGGCCGGCGCCCGCCGCCCCGGCACCCACCTGCGGCGCAGCGCCGCCGACCCCCGCGCCCcctcacctgcagcagcagcttcactCTCTCGATGGGGGCGACAGCCGTCTTGGAGATGGCGGCAGCGATCCCACCGGCCAAAAAGTCCTTGAGGAAGCTGAGCGCTTGGTCACCCATGCTGGCAGCCGGTCCGGCCCCCCCCTGCCCGCAGACACCCAACCAGCCGCGCAGCTCCCCGCCCGGCCGCCCCCGCGCACGGCCCGCCAAATggccccccgccccgcgctgcCCATCTTATACCCCGCGGCCTCTCGCGATAGGACGAGGCGACCCCCGGGGCGCGGGCATTGGCTGGGCCCCCGCCGGGCCCGCCCCCATTGGGGGCCGCGGGACAGCGGCGCCATGCTGCCCTGTGGAGGGAGCGCGAGGGCTGCCGGGCTCGGGACGTTTAAAGGGCAAATTAAAGTTATCTGGTGTGTGCCGGGGAACGCTATGTCAGAACATGTGCCTGCCGTATTAATAGCTCCCGGGAGGCTCAGGAGGGGACGAAGGAAGCTGGCAGGAGTACCTCAGGCAACGTTAACTGTTTCGAGCAGGCCGGAGGCTGGTGGTGGCACCTGAAAGCTTCTCCGGAGAGGGCCGGGTGCAGCAGCCAGTCACCTTGTTGGAGACAGAGTGCTTTGAGCCTTGGCTTCGTGTGCATGGATTCACACCAGCAAGGGTGAGGGGACATGGATGCTGGCAGGCACCCCAGTGGGAACGGTATGTCCTACAACAAAGGTCACTGGGGTTGCACAGTCAACTTGGAAGGTGGCGCGATGGTGCTGTGTTCATTGGTAACCCAAACGTGCCCCGGGACAGTGTGCCTTCCTGTGTTGTACCCTCATTTCAACCCTGCGCGGCCAGACCCTCACAAGAGTCCCAGCCAGTCCCCtctgcaggaagaaggaaggggaagggactCAACACATGTGCCCAAGTATACTTAGGTTGCTTGACGTGCACCAGAAGTGAAAGAAGAGTAAAGGCTGTAGTGAAACCCTGCCTTCATTCAATGTCTTAGGGACACATTCGAGTCTCAAATGAAGACTACATGGCTCCCTCACTAGTTGCCCCGTTTCTCATTTGTTCTTGCTTGCTGACCCCCATAGGAAGGCAAGAGCTTAGGATTCACTGTTGGGTGACTTTGTTGTGTCAATAGTTACATGAAAGCCAGTGCAGCAAGTTGTAGATGCATTGAAGTTTGCCATAAAAAGGCATTAAGATGTCCCTCTAGGACAGTGATATACTGAGGAATATGTAGGGTAATGGTGTTTGCTTTGATTCGGTAATATGGTATCAATAATGGAGATAGGTGTTAAAAGATTGGCCATTCCATGAAGAGAAATTCTCATCAGGACAGCAAATCTCTTCTCACTGGCGTGTTTGTTAGCACAAGTCAATGAGGGTGTAAATTTGATCCCGTCTCTCTTGGCCTCTGCTGCTCTTAGGTCCGTTGAGGTAGAGGTCTTTTCTCATGAACCTCAGCTCTGGGAAGTGGATGACAGCTGTAACTTCCAGGAGGACCCTTCGCACCCTGGCCATCCTGAGCAGATAGAGCCTATACCCAGCTTctaagaaagggaagagaaccCCCCTGAACAAGGaccaaaagcagctgcaagCAGGAAGCATAGGGGATCCCTAGAATTAGACCGTGAGTTGAGGGGAGTATTAATTAAAGTATGTAGCTGGTACTccaatctttccttttttttcctaatatttcaCTCACCAGGTCTGGTGTCTCCTCTTTTCACAGGAAAGTAAATATCTCTTCAGTGTCTCAgggcttctgctgctggtttcatACGGACCCGTCAGATGGTGGTGCTCACAGTTGCTGTCCAACCTGTCCAGACTGAAAAGATTGTGTACACTCAGGTGTCAGCCAGTGCCCCACTGACTGGTGTATGGTGAGTGGGAGGTAGGAGAGTAGCAGTGGGATGCtactggggagggagaggagtgGGGGGCCTGGGGTGAGACCGGGGGTGGGTCTAGGCTGAAAGCGTCTTTTGCctgcccctccccagcatctttggTTTAGGTCTTTTAGattgccctttttttttaattatatgtttTAGCTCatttaaattgccttttttaaatgacattgtAATGAAGTCTTTATCATAAGAATTCCAGTTATGTTTTGTTACTTATTCTTGCACATCATCATCCCTCTCCACAGAGGCTCTTTGGTTTAATATGTGTTTCTGTAGCACTAATGCTGTTTACCCATGACTGCCAGTGCATAAAGAAAGCAGTGCATAGAAAGTGAACAACcacttttgctgcttctgtgtctCCCTTCCTGAGCCCAGATGTCTGTTTCCAGGAGATACTCAGCTTCCAGTTTTAACAGAGGCAGGGCTGGACCAGGACATATGTGTGCTACTCTGAGGGttattcttcatttatttgatttttgctCCAAATGCCCCTTTTGGATCTTTCCTAAGTATGACAATGAGGCTTTTTATGCTACTACTGTAGGCGTTCAAATATATCCTGTATGGAACTTATTGCTAACTCCACCAGTACCGCCAGACTTGAGGATAAGTATTTCCACTAGCtggaaatggcattttaaaaagggTGAAAGGAATTTGGGCTTTTCATACAGTTCATTGGTCTTTGGTGGTCTATATCCTGAATAGTTACTAATACTTTCACGGAGAAATGGTTAAAACGGTTCTGAAAATGCaagctttcctttctgtaatATTGAAAGCCAGCTTTTAAGCCTCATCTTCCTTAGATCTTTGCAGCATGTGAAGGAATAGCTGGCTTTCAAGGCTGAGTTTGTgggtgctctgtgctgctgacatAGCATGAAGACACTGGAATTCATTCCTAAAAATTCTGAGCTAAAAATAATAACCTAGATCTACATTTTCAAGAGAGAGTAGTGACTGACTGCAGTGTGCTTCGATGTGTGAATAGCCAGCTTGAAACACTACAGGAAATCAACCTTTACAAAGTAGCGTGCACCcttgtttatttgcatttccagGACCCTGGGAACCCTAGTGTTGAGGCTGGGCCAGCCACAAAGTAGTAAAGCCTTTTCTCAAAAGTCAGCAGCCTGAGTCTTGCAGCAGACACAAGAGGGAGCACAGGGAGGCGGTCAGACCATCCTGACTCCTTGCGCAGACAGTGTGTGGGCAAGATGCTAATAAAGACGTGCGGAGTTcgggtttttttcaggaaagatttGTAGGGGTGTAGTAAATTCTCCTTGTGTAAGGTTGATTTATGTTTGATTTATGATCGAGAAGAATGAAGTGCATATCAAGAAGATGTAAGTGAGGGTAGTTTTAGCTGGGTGTGTGACCTGTGACCTGGCTTAGGAGTTCGCACtgggctggagaggaggagagctGAACAGTAAATGTAAGCAGTACATTGAGAAGGGAAGTGTTAGTGCTGGAAATAGCAGGAGGAGTCAACATAGGGCATGTTTTTATTAGAGCATGTCTATAGTGTGAGGACAAGGAGTTGGAGGAGGGTcaaaatttcagaggaaaactgagGAAGTGGATGAAGATGGATATGAAACAGTTCAGAAGATACATTGTAGCAGGGCAAACATGGGCTGtaaaagtaggaaagaaaaaatatccaaCATGTAATGCAAGGAATACACTTGGAAGAAGTGAGCAGTACCATATTAGTATTTCCTTTGGCAAGGATTTGTGCAGAAGATGTTCAGGAAGACAGTATTTGAGAGGTGCATTAATAGTAGTGAAAGGCAGCCAGGTTTTCTGTTAGCTTGGAGAAGTATGAGGCAAAATTTGGAGGATGACACAAGTGGGAGACAATTAAATGGTTGAGGATGAAGTAAACCTAATCACAGGCCAACTAGGAGATTGAAGCTGAAGGCAGACTGAGGGTATGTGTTTGGCAACCAGACTTTGTAGTTCATGAGATAGGACTGAAGAGTAAGAAACAGAGAGAATCTACAATCAAATCTGGGCTAGAGAAGAAAGGtggagcaggagaaagcaaGCTGAGATTAGATGAGATTTTAACAGTCTGGTGAGacaaaaataatggaaagagCAAATGAGAGGACATGAGGAAGGACATGGCGAGTGAGGGAACAGGTAGAGAGGAGGGGTGGAATGACAGAGATCAGGAGTAAAGCAATCAAAGATCACATCAAAAGAGTGGCTCTTTCAGGGAGTAGAACACTGGGTAAGGAGTACAAGTGAAATGAATGGACCAGGGCAAGGAGACATATGGGTGTCTgcctgacatttttttcccagatggGGTCCTTTGTAATGCCAGTAAGTTTTCCTCATGAACTATTTTCCTCTAAAACTACCTGGAGCAGAACTCATCAGGACTTTGCcaagaacagcattttttttttaatcagaagttATCCAAATCATTAAAGCATAAGCAAGGAAATATATGAATTTCAGCAAAGAGTCCTCAGTGTATATGCGTGAGGGAAGGAAAGGTCTGCAGAACAGCCAAAACCTCAGCAGCCGGGAGGTCAATGTTGAAGACAATAATCATACCTCTGAGGGGAGAGAAGAGTGGTTGAGGCAGTCTTGAGATGTTATAGTTTATTCCTTCTGCCTTGTGAACAAAATCCAGAGgagtaaaaactgaaaaaggacaGTGGAAACAGAAAGTAGACAAAACAGAGAGAGGGCTAAAGGGGTGGAGGCTgggaagaaaatacttgaagaTGCAGATGACAGAGGAACACCTGGTGATGTCTGGCACAGAGCTAAAGAAGACAAGGGTGCACATGTCCTAGTGGGCACCTTTCTTTGGTTATTGTTGGCGTTGTTTGTCTTGATGCCAGTGTGACAGAGATTTGTTCCTTTCTCTCCACTCTGGCCTCTATCTTAAATTACGTTAAGCTAAGGATCTTAAAAAATTTTTGTATCTGCAACATCCTCTGTCTGCTATGTTGGATGGATCAATTCTGGTTTGTTATTCTGTGATATTTAGCTTCACAGTCTTTTATTTAGCTTAATTAGTATAATATTTAGCAGTTGTGGTCTTCATGCTGTCTGTGGGTGGTATTGCTGAgcctttttgtttgctgtgatCTATCTGGTCTTTCTGTCTAACTTACGTTAACCTAAAAAAAATTGTCTAATAAACTGgaataaataatataattctAGAATGTTAGTCTTGTATGGATGACTGTCAGTAAGTCATTTTCATGGTGTTAGTGCTGGTATCCCTGGGGAGAATGCTGGTGAGAACAGATGTTTCCGCTTCTGCACCATAACAGGCTGAAACTGCAAGACAAAACCATTGTCAAACTGAGGAATTCTATGCAGCAGATTGTGATCCTGCTACTTCTTGTATGACTTGATCCAGTCAGCTGCTGATCTGTGGACAGTCATGATAACTGCATGGGCAGTTGATGGACAGctagaagaaacagcaaagcaaaggtaTAAGtagcttctgcttctcttcatgGGTCTGACAGTTAGAAAGTGCTACTCTGTAGTCTAACTTGTTTGAT
The window above is part of the Strigops habroptila isolate Jane chromosome 7, bStrHab1.2.pri, whole genome shotgun sequence genome. Proteins encoded here:
- the SLC25A4 gene encoding ADP/ATP translocase 1 translates to MGDQALSFLKDFLAGGIAAAISKTAVAPIERVKLLLQVQHASKQITAEKQYKGIIDCIVRIPKEQGILSFWRGNLANVIRYFPTQALNFAFKDKYKQIFLGGVDRHKQFWRYFAGNLASGGAAGATSLCFVYPLDFARTRLAADVGKGASEREFTGLGDCLVKIFRSDGLRGLYQGFSVSVQGIIIYRAAYFGVYDTAKGMLPDPKNVHIIVSWMIAQSVTAVAGLVSYPFDTVRRRMMMQSGRKGADIMYKGTIDCWKKIAKDEGGKAFFKGAWSNVLRGMGGAFVLVLYDEIKKYV